A DNA window from Tachysurus vachellii isolate PV-2020 chromosome 20, HZAU_Pvac_v1, whole genome shotgun sequence contains the following coding sequences:
- the LOC132863536 gene encoding beta-microseminoprotein-like, whose translation MSMMKRSVFVGFVLLALVPMIHAACWRQQNKIDATHCQDNVDKTWHPVGSRWTNSQCAKCSCSVDMIDCCDGWPTHVSGGCSIKYDYKTCTYELIYPDRNSPCMGSG comes from the exons ATG TCCATGATGAAGAGGTCGGTGTTTGTGGGTTTTGTCCTGCTTGCTCTTGTCCCTATGATCCATGCTGCCTGCTGGCGTCAACAGAACAAAATTG ATGCGACTCATTGTCAAGACAATGTGGACAAGACGTGGCACCCGGTCGGATCCAGATGGACAAACAGCCAGTGTGCAAAGTGCAGTTGCTCTGTGGATATGATTGACTGCTGTGACgg ATGGCCAACACATGTGTCTGGAGGCTGCAGCAttaaatatgattataaaacctGTACATATGAATTGATTTATCCGGATAGAAATAGCCCCTGTATGGGAAGTGGATAG
- the LOC132863537 gene encoding beta-microseminoprotein-like isoform X2, whose amino-acid sequence MSMMKRSVFVGFVLLALVPMIHAACWHQLNKFDATHCQDNVDKTWHPVGSRWTNSQCAKCSCSVNEIRCCDGWPTHVSGGCSIKYDYKTCTYELIYPDRNSPCMGSG is encoded by the exons TCCATGATGAAGAGGTCGGTGTTTGTGGGTTTTGTCCTGCTTGCTCTTGTCCCTATGATCCATGCTGCCTGCTGGCATCAACTGAACAAATTTG ATGCGACTCATTGTCAAGACAATGTGGACAAGACGTGGCACCCGGTCGGATCCAGATGGACAAACAGCCAGTGTGCAAAGTGCAGTTGCTCTGTGAATGAGATTCGCTGCTGTGACgg ATGGCCAACACATGTGTCTGGAGGCTGCAGCAttaaatatgattataaaacctGTACATATGAATTGATTTATCCGGATAGAAATAGCCCCTGTATGGGAAGTGGATAG